A window of Dysidea avara chromosome 1, odDysAvar1.4, whole genome shotgun sequence genomic DNA:
TGAATTTGAGCCACTAAAATAGCACAATTATTTACTAATTCTGCACCATAATTATGCATATGGTGTGATATGGTGTGCGAAGTacacccagcatgcgaagcatgctaaaactaggggggtctggggacatgcccccccaggaaattttttaagGAATACATGCTAAAAGActgaatttggtgacatttcagCCACTAAAATAGCACCGCACGATTTTTACTGATGTGTCAATTCTGTACCATATGCATTGCAACAAGGGactatgtagttatacacataatattatcatgATAAAGAATTTGTACACtataaaagtgttaattgtTATCGCTATTAAACTGTAAGTGGTTTAAAAAAATGTTACAAGTGccaaatcataataataattatgtgaatttCAGGGCAGTGAATCCAGCTCGAGTCTACGTGGATGTTGTGTGGCAAAAGTATCTACTACACTGTTAAGATCTATTGGAGTGTCATAGTGTATATGCATTAATGCCAAATGGGAGAGCCGATCTTTTCCCATTGATGCCCTTAGAAAATTATTTAAACGCCTCAATCCACTTGCACTCCTCTCACATTCGCAGGATGTTACTGGAATGGTACAAGCAATCTGTAAAAGTACAAATATGTTGGGAAACATATCCTTGTCACACTCCTTTAGTGCTTCTCCAGCTGATGATGGTCTTTCTCTGGTTTTCTTACCAGTATAGCGATTTTTCCAACGCTTAAGTTCCATTTGGAATAGTTCTGGGGATGGAAGATCTGCACTGTATTTGGAAACAGTTGTTTCAAGGTTAATATTCTTTCTGCAAAGAATAGATGGCACAAGCCCTAACAGCATAATAGCAGTAACAGATGAATCACAGAACTGCTGGTCCAAGAAAGAAATTATGTGGTCCAGCAGTGGTATTGCTACATTCCTTTGAAAGTATTCACAAGGATTATCTGCTGCAGCATTGCTACGATGCTTCTGCCTAGAGGCAATGCGTGGCATTTGAATGGTGCAATCTACTTTTTCTGCAACTCTTTTGCTGTGTTCAAATATCTTAGCAAACCCAGAGTCAACATTCTTCCGCTCAAGGCTGTAAGTTTTGGTAATCTCTGTAATTTCTTCATGAGCTTCAATAATATCAAGTGTACGTTTCTGTAGCTTTACTGTGATACCAGCTAAGTGTGAGAGATATTGGTAAGTTGTAAGAAAGACTACAATAAATTCAAAGCTGATGATTCCTGCTAGCAGTTGTTGTGCATTACTACGGCTTGTTGTACCCCAATCTGAATAGGTGGTGCCATACTTTTCCATGTGCCGTTTGTAGCCGATCAGCTCCAAAGCCTCAGTAATGAACACATATGCCTGATAGAAGTGTTGATAAGCACTCTGCCGTTCTGCCCATCTGGTCCTGCAAACATCCAACAAGGGTTTTCTTCTTGTCTCATCAACCACATTTTGCCTTATAATGAGTTCTAAAACACCCATTCGCTTTGGACTGTACAGAAAAAACTTACTGCAGCTTTGCATCCGATCAAGAACATTGCGTACTTGtggtaatttacaacttttgCTGATAACTAAATTAAGACAATGGCCATTACaatgtacatacgtagctaatggGGCTGCCTGCTTAATACGTGCTTGGACACCTACCGAATCTGAAGCCATGTTGCTAGCACCATCATACCCCTGACCACGCATGTTTGATGCTGG
This region includes:
- the LOC136253020 gene encoding 52 kDa repressor of the inhibitor of the protein kinase-like, with translation MNCLQTIKFHTRTMHFQHSMLVVAIAVSNLHGFHCILGWCTVSRLMEYSASYVPFSALICPKEALLTSHSMRGTKKSEKTKEHENSLYHQKCMELADSFKYNVEHPDVSITSQVDARKAANIERNRSILKSLASAVLFCGKQCIALRGDAEKPETPGNPGNFLALLKLLATNDDILRKHLETPAMRNATYISPQSQNDLIEVIGEQIFQGIADDVNASPFYVILADEVTSHNVEYLALCVRFFDHKQNTIREEFLAFLPLVRITGEAISAVILGFLSKNQIPASNMRGQGYDGASNMASDSVGVQARIKQAAPLATYVHCNGHCLNLVISKSCKLPQVRNVLDRMQSCSKFFLYSPKRMGVLELIIRQNVVDETRRKPLLDVCRTRWAERQSAYQHFYQAYVFITEALELIGYKRHMEKYGTTYSDWGTTSRSNAQQLLAGIISFEFIVVFLTTYQYLSHLAGITVKLQKRTLDIIEAHEEITEITKTYSLERKNVDSGFAKIFEHSKRVAEKVDCTIQMPRIASRQKHRSNAAADNPCEYFQRNVAIPLLDHIISFLDQQFCDSSVTAIMLLGLVPSILCRKNINLETTVSKYSADLPSPELFQMELKRWKNRYTGKKTRERPSSAGEALKECDKDMFPNIFVLLQIACTIPVTSCECERSASGLRRLNNFLRASMGKDRLSHLALMHIHYDTPIDLNSVVDTFATQHPRRLELDSLP